One window from the genome of Luteithermobacter gelatinilyticus encodes:
- a CDS encoding restriction endonuclease subunit S, which translates to MGESVILPYPPDWVLTTLGEVAASGGGNIQTGPFGSQLHASDYVEHGIPSVMPQNIGDNRITEKGIARITAEDAERLSRYLLQPGDIVYSRRGDVERRALIRPNQAGWLCGTGCLRVRLGEGPVMPEFAAYYLAHPDVRAYIVQHAVGATMPNLNTSILSSVPFLVPPRGEQEQICEILGALDDKIELNRRMNETLERQARAIFKDWFVDFGPTRAKMEGREPYLAPELWDLFPDALDDDGKPAGWELDKVEDYLELAYGKSLPAKKRRPGQVTVYGSGGLTGFHDEALIDGPAVIVGRKGTVGSLYWEDRPVFPIDTVFYVVPKRASLLFCYQMLLSQPLADMNTDAAVPGLNRNNAYRLEFPWPGSSLADAFEGIAAPLWKQRSANLRELETLAQTRDLLLPKLMSGEIRLRDAEKAVEAVA; encoded by the coding sequence ATGGGTGAAAGCGTAATTCTTCCGTACCCGCCAGACTGGGTGTTGACAACACTTGGTGAAGTTGCGGCTAGTGGTGGAGGAAATATCCAGACAGGGCCCTTCGGTAGCCAGCTGCACGCTTCAGATTATGTCGAGCATGGTATCCCTTCTGTGATGCCTCAGAACATCGGCGATAACAGAATTACTGAGAAAGGAATTGCGCGCATCACCGCTGAGGATGCGGAACGTCTATCGCGTTATCTGCTTCAACCTGGTGACATCGTCTACAGTCGGCGAGGCGATGTAGAAAGGAGAGCGCTTATTAGGCCCAACCAAGCAGGTTGGTTATGCGGCACGGGGTGCCTGAGAGTGCGCTTGGGCGAAGGGCCGGTCATGCCAGAATTTGCTGCGTATTATCTCGCTCATCCTGATGTAAGAGCCTACATCGTGCAGCATGCTGTCGGCGCTACTATGCCAAACTTGAACACGTCTATTCTTTCTTCTGTCCCGTTTCTTGTTCCTCCGCGTGGTGAGCAGGAGCAGATATGCGAAATTCTCGGAGCCCTCGACGACAAGATCGAGCTGAACCGGCGGATGAATGAGACGCTGGAGCGACAAGCGCGGGCGATCTTCAAGGATTGGTTCGTCGATTTCGGCCCCACCCGCGCCAAGATGGAGGGCCGCGAACCCTACCTCGCCCCCGAACTCTGGGACCTCTTCCCCGACGCCCTCGACGACGACGGCAAGCCGGCGGGGTGGGAGTTAGATAAGGTCGAGGACTATCTGGAACTTGCCTACGGCAAGTCTCTCCCCGCGAAAAAGCGTCGGCCAGGTCAAGTCACCGTTTATGGCTCAGGAGGGCTCACTGGCTTCCACGACGAAGCTCTCATTGATGGGCCAGCCGTTATTGTAGGCCGCAAGGGTACGGTTGGGAGCCTATACTGGGAAGATCGACCAGTTTTCCCAATTGATACAGTTTTTTACGTTGTTCCAAAGCGAGCAAGCCTTCTTTTTTGTTACCAAATGCTGCTTTCTCAGCCCCTCGCAGACATGAATACGGACGCGGCAGTTCCGGGGTTGAACAGAAACAATGCATATAGGCTTGAGTTCCCATGGCCGGGTTCTAGCCTTGCTGACGCCTTTGAAGGGATCGCCGCCCCTCTGTGGAAACAGCGATCGGCAAACCTTCGCGAGTTGGAAACACTCGCCCAAACCCGCGATCTGCTGCTGCCCAAACTGATGTCCGGCGAAATCCGCCTCCGCGACGCCGAAAAAGCCGTGGAGGCTGTTGCATGA
- a CDS encoding DEAD/DEAH box helicase has translation MTLSMNALEALRNHWAVSAIGVDDLERAERLVHEHLARRAVGKQIAFSFTSCKDDDALLERVALAYEMAAIEGLDELSRPAGENVALRDQATAASFRAFDIRRLLPVPTETHDRIFFVLQLSAIAYCGDRWSDLRRWYKENAEALRAPSVAETPWDRRLLYRLFHCWVRLFRKDGWDDLDRIREIIAGLRDDQKTFEEARLQNGSHAKDRAIALRLAALYHWAKGTELVAHYMLQGQPANPFGSIDKHFDGAIKAATASGDAQHEIILRWLHATARIMITNSLWWATRAVNSRTSDFVRSLTHREHQAMFELLPPQRAALLEQGLLDQAKTAIVVDMPTSGGKTLLAQFRILQALNQFDAKKGWVAYVAPTRALSAQITRRLRKDFEPIGVRVEQLTAAVEVDAFEEELLADNDQPFHVLVATPEKLSLVIRNKKVENRPLALVVMDEAHNLETEGRGLRIELLLATVKRDCPQANFLLLMPFVEGSESVARWLAQDINAGQAISLGTTPWKPNERIIGLYSAVPDDSQRGGWRLNFETLTATQKAMPLHGMHRVGGVKPIDVPKSEVLTKGQQKGFGLQTAAIATVMSARGTSVAVANSIRTVWKMAAKAAESLPDLDTVPSDIKLVQDFLRTEISPDFQLIAMLDKGVGVHHAGLSDDVRALMEWLAETGSLRMLCATTTIAQGINFPVSSVFLQTHKYAYGQEMSPREFWNLAGRAGRIGHDSVGVVGLAEGSSRESLIEFVSRNTGALVSRLVSLLNDLAAQGQLANLSEILWQDQWEDFRCYVAHLWAEKKNLDAVLSDSEQLLRQTFGYTSLRNDPAQREKADALLDATQAYARKLADMPEGIAELADSTGFSPEGVTKAMTGLGTLETKLTPSDWAPDSLFGEGGKIADLYGVMLKVPQLRQKLEEIGGVGFDRTRISDITRDWVNGKEIDTIAKEYFSRENDDESGTAAITDACRAIYRAIVNNGTWGVSALSRVSGIDFDSLPEAERRRINALPAMIYHGVRTEEAVLMRMNSAPRSAAENLGNLYRETVGDGDVRYSVGQARQFLKNMSDRDWQRARPDNAALSGSGYKRVWELLSGEAGE, from the coding sequence ATGACCCTGTCCATGAATGCCCTTGAAGCTCTAAGAAATCACTGGGCCGTCAGTGCGATCGGCGTGGATGATCTTGAGCGGGCCGAACGGCTTGTGCACGAACATCTCGCCCGCCGCGCGGTTGGTAAGCAAATCGCCTTTTCGTTTACCTCATGTAAAGATGACGATGCTTTGCTGGAGCGGGTCGCGCTCGCTTATGAAATGGCGGCGATTGAAGGGCTGGATGAGCTGAGCCGTCCGGCGGGCGAGAACGTGGCGTTGCGCGATCAAGCGACCGCTGCGTCGTTCCGTGCTTTTGATATCCGTCGTTTATTACCTGTCCCAACGGAGACGCATGACCGGATCTTCTTTGTCCTGCAACTTTCTGCCATTGCCTATTGCGGAGACCGCTGGTCTGACCTTCGCCGCTGGTACAAGGAAAATGCGGAGGCCCTGAGGGCGCCGAGCGTTGCGGAGACGCCGTGGGACCGTCGCCTTCTGTACCGTCTTTTCCATTGCTGGGTCCGGCTGTTCCGCAAGGATGGTTGGGATGATCTTGACCGGATCAGGGAGATCATCGCCGGGCTGCGCGACGATCAAAAGACCTTCGAGGAAGCAAGACTTCAGAATGGCTCGCATGCGAAGGACCGGGCAATCGCCCTACGGCTCGCGGCGCTTTATCACTGGGCCAAGGGAACGGAGCTTGTTGCCCATTACATGCTTCAAGGGCAGCCAGCAAACCCGTTCGGCTCGATAGACAAACATTTCGACGGTGCGATCAAGGCGGCGACAGCCTCGGGGGACGCACAGCATGAGATTATACTGCGCTGGTTACATGCAACCGCGCGGATCATGATCACCAACTCGCTTTGGTGGGCGACACGCGCCGTCAATTCGCGGACATCAGATTTTGTCCGCTCTTTGACGCATCGTGAACATCAGGCGATGTTCGAACTTCTGCCGCCCCAGCGGGCAGCCCTTCTGGAACAAGGACTGCTCGATCAGGCCAAGACGGCCATCGTGGTCGACATGCCGACCTCGGGTGGGAAAACCCTGCTCGCGCAATTTCGTATCCTTCAGGCTTTAAATCAGTTCGATGCGAAGAAAGGCTGGGTTGCTTACGTTGCACCCACACGCGCTTTGTCCGCGCAGATCACGCGTCGGCTGAGAAAGGACTTTGAGCCTATCGGCGTCCGGGTCGAGCAATTGACAGCGGCAGTCGAGGTAGACGCCTTCGAGGAAGAGCTATTGGCGGACAACGATCAGCCATTCCATGTACTTGTGGCGACACCGGAAAAGCTGTCCCTCGTCATCCGCAACAAGAAGGTCGAGAACCGCCCACTTGCGCTCGTTGTCATGGACGAAGCGCACAACCTTGAAACAGAAGGTAGGGGACTTAGAATTGAGTTGTTGCTTGCGACAGTGAAGAGGGATTGCCCGCAGGCAAACTTCCTTCTCCTCATGCCATTTGTCGAAGGATCAGAATCGGTCGCCCGATGGCTGGCACAGGATATAAATGCCGGTCAGGCGATCAGCCTCGGCACGACACCCTGGAAACCTAACGAACGGATCATTGGGCTCTATAGTGCGGTTCCGGATGATAGCCAGCGCGGTGGATGGCGTCTCAATTTTGAGACCTTAACCGCAACCCAAAAGGCTATGCCGCTTCATGGCATGCACCGCGTTGGCGGCGTGAAGCCGATTGACGTTCCCAAGAGTGAGGTTCTTACCAAGGGCCAGCAGAAAGGCTTCGGTCTTCAGACGGCAGCCATTGCGACGGTCATGTCCGCCCGTGGCACGAGCGTCGCGGTCGCCAATAGCATTCGCACTGTGTGGAAAATGGCCGCCAAGGCGGCTGAAAGCTTACCCGATCTAGATACGGTCCCGTCGGATATCAAACTGGTCCAGGATTTTCTGCGCACGGAGATCAGCCCTGACTTCCAGCTTATCGCCATGCTGGATAAGGGGGTCGGCGTCCACCATGCCGGTCTTTCCGACGATGTTCGCGCCCTTATGGAGTGGCTTGCGGAGACCGGAAGCCTGCGGATGCTTTGCGCGACCACTACAATTGCGCAGGGGATTAATTTTCCGGTTTCGTCTGTTTTCCTGCAAACGCACAAATACGCTTACGGGCAAGAAATGTCGCCGCGTGAGTTCTGGAACCTTGCTGGTCGTGCAGGCCGCATCGGCCATGACAGTGTCGGCGTAGTAGGTCTTGCAGAAGGCTCCAGCCGGGAGTCTCTCATCGAGTTTGTGAGCCGCAATACGGGCGCCCTGGTCTCGCGCCTTGTGTCGCTACTGAACGATCTTGCCGCTCAAGGCCAATTGGCAAATCTTTCAGAGATTCTCTGGCAGGACCAGTGGGAAGATTTCCGCTGTTACGTTGCGCATCTCTGGGCGGAGAAAAAGAACCTCGATGCCGTTCTATCGGACTCCGAGCAGCTCCTTCGTCAGACCTTCGGTTACACGTCGCTGCGTAACGATCCCGCGCAACGGGAAAAAGCGGACGCATTGCTCGATGCAACGCAAGCTTACGCGCGCAAGCTAGCCGATATGCCTGAAGGCATTGCCGAGCTTGCAGATTCGACGGGTTTCTCGCCGGAAGGCGTGACGAAAGCGATGACGGGACTTGGCACTCTTGAAACCAAGCTCACCCCCTCGGATTGGGCGCCGGACAGCCTTTTCGGCGAAGGTGGCAAGATCGCTGATTTGTACGGCGTGATGCTGAAAGTGCCGCAATTGCGGCAGAAGCTTGAGGAGATCGGCGGCGTAGGTTTTGACCGAACCCGCATATCTGACATCACGCGTGACTGGGTGAATGGCAAAGAGATTGACACCATAGCGAAAGAATACTTCAGCCGGGAAAACGACGATGAATCTGGAACGGCAGCGATTACGGATGCCTGCCGCGCGATATACCGCGCAATTGTCAACAACGGCACTTGGGGTGTTTCCGCGCTAAGCCGTGTTTCCGGTATCGACTTTGACAGCCTGCCTGAAGCCGAGCGTCGAAGGATCAATGCGCTTCCGGCGATGATCTATCACGGCGTACGCACAGAAGAGGCGGTGCTGATGCGCATGAATTCCGCGCCACGCAGCGCGGCGGAAAACCTTGGAAATTTGTACCGCGAGACAGTCGGCGACGGCGATGTTCGGTATTCCGTTGGACAGGCTCGCCAGTTCCTCAAGAACATGAGTGACCGTGACTGGCAGCGCGCCCGCCCTGACAACGCGGCACTCTCCGGCAGCGGCTACAAACGCGTTTGGGAATTACTTTCCGGGGAGGCGGGTGAATGA
- a CDS encoding type I restriction endonuclease subunit R, which produces MTKFAESHVEDAALEWLSGLGYRVIHGPDISPDGPAPERVSYDQVLLLERFRTALARINPHLPADTLEEVLRKVQQVETPSLVEENRRLHRYLVEGVPVEITREDGSIGGDTAYLIDYSDPDNNDWLAVNQYTVIENRNNRRPDVVLFVNGLPLAVIELKNPGDENATLEGAFNQLQTYKDQIPSLFRTNGVLVTSDGIMARVGSLTADIERFMPWRTVDGTEVAPKGTPELGTLIEGVFEKNRFLTLIRDFTVFADTGSGLVKIVAGYHQFHAVRHAVERTIAASRPEGDRRIGVIWHTQGSGKSLLMAFYAGQIIAHPAMENPTVVVITDRNDLDDQLFGTFANCRDLLRQTPQQADSREDLQKVLSRPSGGVIFTTIQKFSPERGETDYPVLTERRNVVVIADEAHRSQYGFRAKVERKTGDISYGFAKYLRDALPNASFIGFTGTPIEKEDVNTPAVFGEYIDVYDINRGVEDGATVPIYYESRLARIELDEDVAPLIDDEIAELTEDEALAEQEKLKRKWANIEAVVGAEKRLALVAQDLVQHFEDRVAAMDGKAMIVCMSRRICVALYDQIIKLRPEWHSDDDESGVIKIVMTGAASDPKEWQPHIGNKARRELLAKRAKDPNDPLKLVIVRDMWLTGFDAPCMHTMYIDKPMRGHGLMQAIARVNRVFRDKPAGLIVDYIGIAQNLKSALSQYSRADQQHAGIDEAEAIAVMMEKYEIVRDMFAQDTKGGFDYRAGLTGSPQERLTVLAGAMEWVLDMQHRAAAKETTNEGKKRAHRRFSDAVLALSKAFALAAASDEARDIRDEVGFFQTIRAALTKSAPGASKTSAERDLAVQQIVSRAVISTEIVDILEAAGVETPDISILSDEFLAEVQGMEKKNLAMEALRKLINGEIRSQSRVNVVQTRAFSERLEDAIARYHSNAITTAEVIQELIKLAKDIRAAHQRGEEEGLSLEEISFYDALAQNESAIEVMGDEKLRVIAHELLNSLKTNASVDWQHREAARARMRVLVKRILRKYGYPPDLQDAAVQTVLQQAEVLSARWAA; this is translated from the coding sequence ATGACCAAATTCGCCGAAAGCCATGTTGAAGACGCTGCGCTCGAATGGCTTTCGGGTCTGGGCTATCGCGTTATACACGGGCCGGATATTTCCCCCGATGGGCCAGCGCCCGAGCGTGTCAGCTATGACCAGGTGCTGCTGCTTGAGCGTTTTCGCACCGCGCTTGCGCGGATCAATCCACACCTGCCCGCTGACACGCTGGAAGAGGTGCTGCGCAAGGTGCAGCAGGTGGAAACGCCGTCGCTGGTCGAGGAGAACCGCCGCCTGCATCGCTACCTTGTCGAGGGCGTGCCGGTTGAGATCACGCGGGAGGACGGCAGCATTGGCGGGGATACGGCTTATCTGATCGACTATAGCGACCCTGACAATAATGACTGGCTGGCCGTTAATCAGTACACGGTCATTGAGAACAGGAACAACCGCCGCCCCGATGTGGTGCTTTTCGTCAACGGCCTGCCCCTGGCCGTGATCGAACTGAAGAATCCCGGTGATGAGAACGCAACCCTTGAGGGCGCCTTCAACCAGCTCCAAACCTACAAGGATCAGATACCGTCACTTTTCCGCACCAATGGCGTTCTTGTCACGTCCGACGGAATCATGGCGCGCGTCGGTTCGCTGACCGCAGATATCGAGCGCTTCATGCCCTGGCGCACGGTGGATGGAACCGAAGTTGCGCCTAAGGGCACGCCAGAGCTGGGCACGCTTATCGAAGGCGTGTTTGAAAAGAACCGATTTTTGACCCTCATTCGCGACTTCACGGTTTTTGCCGATACGGGCTCCGGCCTTGTCAAGATCGTGGCTGGGTATCACCAGTTTCATGCGGTGCGCCATGCCGTCGAGCGCACGATTGCCGCGTCCCGGCCTGAAGGCGACCGGCGCATTGGGGTTATCTGGCACACCCAGGGCTCCGGCAAGAGCCTGCTTATGGCCTTCTATGCCGGGCAGATCATCGCTCATCCGGCAATGGAGAACCCGACCGTCGTGGTGATCACCGACCGCAACGACCTGGACGACCAGCTCTTCGGCACGTTCGCCAATTGCCGCGACTTGCTGCGCCAGACACCGCAACAGGCCGATAGCCGCGAGGATTTGCAAAAGGTGTTGTCCCGCCCTTCAGGTGGTGTGATTTTCACAACCATCCAGAAGTTCTCGCCGGAGCGTGGCGAAACCGACTATCCAGTTCTGACCGAACGCCGGAATGTTGTGGTGATTGCCGATGAGGCGCATCGCAGCCAGTACGGGTTCAGAGCCAAGGTCGAACGCAAGACCGGCGACATTTCCTACGGCTTCGCCAAGTATTTGCGCGATGCCTTGCCGAATGCCTCTTTCATCGGTTTCACCGGCACCCCCATTGAGAAGGAGGATGTGAACACCCCCGCCGTGTTCGGGGAATATATCGACGTGTACGACATCAACCGGGGTGTTGAGGACGGCGCGACCGTCCCGATCTACTACGAAAGCCGCCTGGCGCGTATTGAGCTGGATGAGGACGTGGCCCCGCTTATCGACGACGAAATCGCCGAGCTGACCGAGGACGAGGCCCTCGCCGAGCAGGAAAAGCTGAAGCGCAAATGGGCAAATATCGAGGCTGTCGTCGGGGCCGAGAAACGCCTTGCCTTGGTAGCCCAGGACCTGGTGCAGCATTTCGAGGATCGCGTCGCCGCCATGGACGGCAAGGCCATGATCGTCTGTATGAGCCGCCGCATCTGCGTTGCCCTCTATGACCAGATCATCAAGCTGCGCCCGGAATGGCACAGCGATGATGACGAGAGCGGCGTTATCAAAATTGTCATGACCGGCGCTGCGTCCGACCCGAAAGAATGGCAGCCGCATATTGGTAACAAGGCCCGCCGCGAGCTTCTCGCCAAGCGCGCCAAGGACCCCAACGACCCGCTCAAGCTCGTGATCGTTCGGGATATGTGGCTCACCGGCTTTGACGCGCCGTGCATGCACACGATGTATATTGACAAGCCGATGCGTGGGCACGGGCTGATGCAGGCCATTGCCCGCGTGAACCGGGTGTTCCGCGACAAGCCAGCGGGGCTGATCGTCGATTACATCGGCATCGCGCAAAACTTAAAATCGGCCCTCAGTCAGTATTCACGCGCCGACCAGCAACACGCGGGCATCGACGAGGCCGAAGCCATCGCCGTAATGATGGAGAAGTACGAAATCGTCCGGGATATGTTCGCCCAGGATACCAAGGGAGGTTTCGATTATCGCGCTGGTTTGACCGGATCGCCGCAGGAGCGGCTTACTGTCCTGGCCGGGGCGATGGAGTGGGTGCTGGACATGCAGCATCGGGCTGCGGCAAAGGAAACCACGAACGAGGGCAAGAAACGCGCGCATCGCCGCTTCAGTGATGCTGTGCTGGCGCTATCGAAAGCCTTTGCTCTTGCTGCCGCCAGCGACGAAGCGCGCGACATCAGGGACGAGGTCGGCTTCTTCCAGACCATTCGCGCCGCGCTCACCAAAAGCGCGCCGGGTGCGAGTAAAACATCTGCCGAGCGAGACCTCGCAGTGCAGCAGATCGTCAGCCGTGCCGTCATCTCAACCGAGATTGTCGATATCCTTGAAGCCGCCGGGGTGGAGACACCTGACATCTCCATCCTTTCCGACGAGTTCCTCGCAGAAGTTCAGGGGATGGAGAAAAAGAATCTTGCCATGGAAGCCCTGCGCAAACTTATCAACGGTGAGATACGCTCACAAAGCCGCGTCAACGTTGTGCAGACGCGCGCCTTCTCGGAACGGCTAGAGGACGCCATTGCCCGTTACCACTCTAATGCCATCACGACGGCGGAAGTCATTCAGGAGCTGATCAAGCTGGCGAAGGACATCCGGGCCGCGCACCAACGCGGAGAAGAAGAGGGACTTAGTTTGGAGGAGATTTCCTTCTATGACGCCCTGGCCCAGAACGAGAGCGCTATCGAGGTCATGGGGGACGAGAAGCTCCGTGTTATCGCCCACGAGCTTCTGAATAGCCTTAAAACCAATGCTTCGGTAGATTGGCAGCACCGCGAGGCCGCGCGTGCACGCATGCGTGTTCTGGTCAAACGTATCCTGCGCAAATACGGCTACCCGCCAGACCTTCAGGATGCCGCTGTGCAAACGGTGTTGCAGCAGGCGGAAGTTCTTTCAGCGAGGTGGGCGGCATGA